A region from the Methanofollis liminatans DSM 4140 genome encodes:
- a CDS encoding transcription initiation factor IIB yields MAEIEKLKMLQSEREALKKRSRTAVTEQVKKREEATENVCPECGSRQLVHDYERAELVCKSCGLVIDEEFIDRGPEWRAFDHDQRVKRSRVGAPMTFTIHDKGLSTMIDWRNRDSYGRAISSKNRAQLYRLRKWQRRIRVSNATERNLAFALSELDRMASALGLPRNVRETAAVIYRDAVDKNLIRGRSIEGVAAAALYAACRQCSVPRTLDEIAEVSRVSRKEIGRTYRFISRELGLKLLPTSPIDYVPRFCSGLTLKGEVQSRAVEILRQAGERELTSGRGPTGVAAAAIYISSILSGERRTQREVAEVAGVTEVTIRNRYKELAEKLDIEIIL; encoded by the coding sequence ATGGCAGAAATCGAAAAACTGAAAATGCTTCAGAGCGAGCGCGAGGCCCTCAAAAAAAGGTCGCGTACCGCGGTCACGGAGCAGGTAAAGAAGCGCGAGGAGGCGACGGAAAATGTATGCCCTGAGTGCGGCAGCCGCCAGCTCGTCCATGATTATGAACGGGCCGAACTCGTGTGCAAGAGCTGCGGATTGGTCATTGACGAGGAGTTCATCGACCGTGGCCCTGAGTGGCGTGCCTTCGACCACGACCAGCGGGTGAAGCGCTCCCGTGTCGGGGCTCCGATGACCTTTACGATCCATGACAAAGGTCTCTCGACGATGATCGACTGGCGCAATCGCGACAGCTACGGCCGCGCCATCTCGTCGAAGAACCGGGCGCAACTCTATCGTCTGCGCAAGTGGCAGAGGCGGATCCGGGTCTCGAACGCCACCGAGCGGAACCTCGCCTTCGCCCTCTCCGAACTGGACCGGATGGCCTCGGCCCTCGGTCTTCCAAGGAACGTGCGGGAGACTGCTGCGGTGATCTACCGCGACGCCGTGGACAAGAACCTGATTCGGGGCAGGTCCATTGAAGGGGTCGCCGCCGCCGCCCTCTATGCCGCATGCCGGCAGTGCTCGGTGCCCCGAACCCTCGACGAGATCGCCGAGGTGTCCAGGGTATCCAGGAAAGAGATCGGGCGCACCTACCGGTTTATCTCGCGTGAACTGGGCTTGAAACTCCTGCCGACCTCGCCGATCGACTACGTTCCGCGGTTCTGCTCGGGCCTCACCTTAAAGGGGGAGGTGCAGAGCCGTGCCGTGGAGATCCTGCGCCAGGCCGGCGAGCGCGAGCTGACGAGCGGCAGGGGGCCGACCGGCGTTGCGGCCGCCGCTATCTACATCTCCTCGATCCTCTCGGGAGAACGACGGACCCAGCGCGAGGTCGCAGAGGTCGCCGGGGTGACCGAGGTCACCATCAGGAACCGGTACAAGGAACTCGCAGAGAAACTCGATATCGAGATCATTCTCTGA
- a CDS encoding histidinol phosphate phosphatase domain-containing protein encodes MSGLYDLHTHTTMSDGELLPIELVRRLSVLGYEIVAIADHVDCTNIAQVIAATACLRKSAARYGVRLLSGVEITHVPPEEIAELAAYARDEGADIVVVHGESPVEPVAPGTNHAACSCADVDILAHPGFITPEDARLAAKNRVALEITSRNGHNRTNGYVAVAAREAGCMIVVDSDAHAPSDLLGREAKVAVARGAGLTEEEVTRSLSLKIVSDLLGR; translated from the coding sequence ATGAGCGGGCTCTACGACCTGCACACCCATACCACGATGAGCGACGGCGAACTCCTCCCCATCGAGCTGGTCCGCCGCCTCAGCGTGCTCGGCTACGAGATCGTCGCCATCGCCGATCACGTCGACTGCACGAATATCGCGCAGGTGATCGCCGCCACCGCATGCCTGAGGAAGAGCGCCGCGCGCTATGGCGTCCGTCTCCTCAGCGGGGTGGAGATCACCCACGTCCCCCCGGAGGAGATCGCCGAACTCGCAGCCTATGCACGCGATGAGGGAGCAGACATTGTCGTCGTGCATGGCGAGTCGCCGGTGGAACCGGTCGCCCCGGGTACAAATCATGCCGCCTGCTCCTGTGCCGATGTGGACATCCTTGCTCATCCGGGATTCATCACCCCTGAGGATGCACGTCTCGCCGCGAAGAACCGGGTCGCTCTTGAGATCACCTCGCGAAACGGGCATAACCGGACGAACGGTTATGTGGCGGTGGCGGCGCGGGAGGCGGGCTGCATGATCGTGGTGGACTCGGATGCCCATGCGCCCTCCGACCTTCTCGGCCGAGAGGCAAAAGTGGCAGTAGCACGCGGGGCAGGGCTAACAGAGGAAGAAGTTACGAGATCACTATCCCTAAAAATTGTTTCGGATTTACTCGGGAGATGA
- a CDS encoding signal recognition particle subunit SRP19/SEC65 family protein, translating to MERLCILYPCYFQAGLKRAEGRRVPRGRAVKSLTLMELEAALKKCGYPYRVEEKHHPAHWHKREGRVAVTCTEPKGEVIRKVAQAIEVKR from the coding sequence ATGGAACGTCTGTGCATCCTCTATCCCTGCTATTTTCAGGCCGGGCTGAAGCGGGCTGAGGGGCGGCGCGTCCCCCGGGGCCGAGCCGTAAAGAGCCTCACTCTCATGGAACTCGAAGCAGCACTGAAAAAATGCGGCTATCCCTACCGGGTCGAGGAGAAACACCACCCGGCACACTGGCACAAACGTGAGGGGCGGGTGGCGGTGACCTGCACTGAACCGAAGGGCGAGGTCATAAGGAAGGTGGCGCAGGCCATTGAGGTGAAGCGATGA
- the hypB gene encoding hydrogenase nickel incorporation protein HypB, which produces MHHIDVRIEKDVYAANDRLAAANAAHLKEHGVRAFDLLGAIGSGKTALIERLVPLLAARGLAAGAIAGDVYGDDDFKRIVALGIPAVNANTGTECHLDAHLVEHAIDHLPLDKIDVLFIENVGNMVCPTDFALGAEKRIVIVSSTEGDDVVNKHPMMFRGGSIGVINKTDLAPLVGCNMDRMEADMRRYNPEMKVFRTNMKTGEGVAALLDAIIE; this is translated from the coding sequence ATGCACCACATCGACGTCAGGATCGAGAAGGATGTGTACGCGGCGAACGACCGTCTCGCCGCTGCCAACGCTGCCCACTTGAAGGAACACGGGGTCAGGGCGTTCGACCTCCTCGGTGCGATCGGATCGGGGAAGACGGCCCTGATCGAGCGGCTTGTGCCCCTCCTCGCCGCCCGCGGCCTTGCAGCCGGGGCAATCGCCGGCGATGTCTATGGCGACGACGATTTCAAGCGGATCGTGGCCCTGGGCATCCCGGCCGTCAACGCCAATACCGGGACCGAGTGCCACCTCGACGCCCACCTCGTCGAGCACGCAATCGACCACCTGCCTCTCGACAAAATCGACGTGCTCTTCATTGAGAATGTCGGCAACATGGTCTGCCCGACCGACTTTGCCCTCGGGGCCGAGAAACGGATCGTCATCGTCTCCTCGACCGAGGGCGACGATGTGGTGAACAAGCACCCGATGATGTTCCGCGGCGGTTCGATCGGCGTCATCAACAAGACCGACCTCGCCCCGCTGGTTGGCTGCAATATGGACCGAATGGAGGCGGACATGCGGCGGTACAACCCGGAGATGAAGGTATTCAGGACAAATATGAAGACCGGCGAAGGCGTTGCCGCTCTTCTCGACGCCATTATCGAGTGA
- a CDS encoding 30S ribosomal protein S8e, with amino-acid sequence MQWQGRSVRRLTGGRNHLASGKKRFERGRAPAETHVGENRNRLMRVHGGDVKVRALRANVAAVSSPSTGETKKVAIQTVEANPANINYVRRNLLTRGAIIRTEIGRARITSRPGQDGVVNAVLIE; translated from the coding sequence ATACAGTGGCAAGGTAGATCAGTCCGGCGCCTGACCGGCGGAAGGAACCACCTGGCGAGCGGCAAGAAGCGCTTTGAGCGCGGTCGCGCACCGGCGGAAACACATGTAGGCGAGAACAGGAACCGGCTTATGCGGGTTCACGGCGGAGACGTGAAGGTACGGGCGCTGCGTGCGAATGTCGCCGCAGTCTCGAGCCCCTCGACCGGCGAAACAAAGAAGGTCGCCATCCAGACCGTAGAGGCAAACCCGGCAAACATCAACTATGTGCGCCGGAACCTCCTCACCCGCGGTGCGATCATCAGGACCGAGATCGGGCGCGCACGGATCACAAGTCGCCCCGGACAGGACGGCGTCGTCAACGCGGTCCTGATCGAATAA
- a CDS encoding DsrE family protein, producing MNGYRTIFHLDELAKVPLVFANVRNLLDDLGGSVVVEVVANSEGVKAFLLTGQYAGLFREYVEQGVQFAVCANSMRALGFTRDDFPRAIRVVPSGVGEIVRRQAEGYAYIRP from the coding sequence ATGAACGGTTACCGGACGATCTTCCATCTCGACGAGCTGGCAAAGGTTCCCCTTGTCTTTGCGAATGTCAGGAACCTTCTCGATGACCTCGGCGGATCCGTTGTCGTCGAAGTGGTGGCGAACAGCGAAGGGGTGAAGGCTTTTCTTCTCACCGGACAGTACGCCGGCCTTTTTCGTGAATATGTGGAGCAGGGTGTCCAGTTTGCGGTATGCGCCAACAGTATGCGGGCGCTTGGATTTACACGGGATGATTTTCCGCGGGCGATCCGGGTGGTGCCCTCTGGTGTCGGGGAGATTGTGCGGCGGCAGGCCGAGGGCTACGCCTATATCCGGCCATAA
- a CDS encoding DUF2240 family protein, producing MSLKVTVAAPFKQMHRGDLDKNQFVFFLALDRKWMNVDQAHTVLRLAASAGLVRIEGGKISPLFDVSSVSIPLGFRPGEEIFAAPDPCSDLVARIARETGQKEQEVVAAMNRTIEEFDGNLRVEAAAVLLARTYGVGWSDLLPALRENLLREK from the coding sequence GTGAGCCTGAAGGTCACGGTCGCCGCCCCTTTCAAGCAGATGCACCGGGGCGATCTCGACAAAAACCAGTTCGTTTTTTTCCTTGCTCTGGACAGGAAATGGATGAATGTCGATCAGGCACATACGGTCTTGCGTCTTGCCGCGTCTGCAGGGCTTGTCAGGATTGAAGGGGGGAAAATATCGCCGCTCTTCGATGTCTCCTCGGTTTCGATCCCCCTCGGCTTCAGGCCGGGAGAGGAGATTTTCGCCGCCCCAGATCCCTGTAGCGACCTCGTGGCGCGGATCGCCAGGGAGACCGGGCAGAAGGAGCAGGAGGTGGTTGCCGCGATGAACCGGACGATCGAGGAGTTTGATGGGAACCTGAGAGTGGAAGCTGCTGCTGTGCTGCTGGCGCGGACATACGGGGTCGGGTGGTCCGACCTCCTGCCTGCACTCCGCGAGAATCTTCTCAGGGAAAAATAG
- a CDS encoding 30S ribosomal protein S6e, translating to MVDFKVVVSDRKAGRAYNIEASGAAASAFVGKKIGDKVEGAALGLAGYSLQITGGSDRTGIAARKDLPGAGRRKILLSKGFGFHPEHEGERRRKTIRGNEITQDFVQINAVVAAYGEKSMDELLGKAEAAEN from the coding sequence ATGGTCGATTTCAAAGTTGTCGTATCTGACAGAAAAGCTGGCCGCGCCTACAATATTGAGGCGAGCGGGGCGGCAGCATCAGCATTCGTCGGAAAGAAGATCGGGGACAAGGTCGAGGGCGCGGCTCTCGGCCTTGCCGGATACAGCCTTCAGATTACCGGGGGATCCGACCGGACCGGGATCGCTGCACGCAAAGACCTGCCGGGTGCAGGCCGCAGGAAGATCCTTCTCTCGAAGGGGTTCGGCTTCCACCCTGAGCATGAGGGTGAGCGGAGGAGAAAGACTATTCGCGGTAACGAGATCACGCAGGACTTCGTCCAGATCAACGCGGTCGTCGCAGCCTATGGCGAAAAGTCCATGGACGAACTCCTCGGCAAGGCCGAAGCAGCAGAAAATTAA